The Treponema succinifaciens DSM 2489 region GGTAATAATAGTTTTCGTAAGATTCTGGATTCAGTTTTATTGAAGTTTCCAAGGCTTGCTTTGCCTGCGTGTAATTTTTTGCTCTAAGAAGCAATCGCCCGATTGAAGTGTAGGCTTTTGGATTTCGTTTGTTTAAGAGAATAGTTTTTTGGTAAAATCCCATCGCAAGTTTTGCATTTCCCTGTGTTTCAAGAATTTCCGCGGCTTTAAATGTGTTTTCTGGATTATTCGGCTCAAGTTTTGTCAGCAAGAGATATTCTTTCAATGCTTTATCAGGCTGATTAAAGCGTTTGTAAAGTTCAGCCATTTCTTTTCTGAACTCAGCTTCTGGAATTTCCCCATTAAAAAGCGCGTTTTGGTTTACTGTTTTGTATTCTATGTAGGCAAGCTCCTGTTTTCCGTCTTTTAGATAAGCTTCTCCCAAAAAATAGTGCGCCAGATAGTTCCGCGGATTTTTTGAAATTACGGACTTTGCGCATCTTTGAGCAGCTTGAAATCTTCCGTCCTTTATAAGTTTTGGAATTCCGTCAATTTTTGAAGGAGCTATGATGTTTTTTATTATAAAAATCAACGCTGTAGCGACAAATGCGATTAAAATACCTATTATAATTACATATGCCAGTGAACCCATTGAAATTCCGCCTGTTTGTTTAGTTTTTTATAAAAAAAGGTTACCTTTTTTCACTGAATATGTCAATTTATATGGAAGACTTAAAAATTTTGCTGTTTTCCTAAGAAATTTGCTGAAATCTACAGATAATAAAATGATGTTTATTTATAGAAAATATAGAAAATTTAAGAAATTTTTTTGTTTCTCTTTTTTGATTTTTGCGTTCAGTGCTTTTGCGCAGAATGACGATTTTTTGCAAGGTGAGAATCTGTTCAAGGAAAACCGTGTTGAAGAAGCTGTTCCGTTTTTAAAGTCAGCCATCAGCACTGGAAAATTTCCGAAAGCTTACAATTACCTTGCGCTTTGCTATGAAAAAATGGGGCTTCTAAAGGAAAGTCTTGAAGTTTGCACTGAAGGAATGAAAATTTCTGGAACGGACAAAAAAGTTCTTGCTTTTAACGCTGGAAATGTCTGCTTCGCAATGGAAGATTTTTATTCAGCCGAAAAATGGTATTCGCTTGCAATCGCCGCAAACAGGCTTTATGCTCCGCCAGTTTTAAACCGCGCAAATGCCGAGCTTAAGCAGGAAAAATATATTGCAAGCCTTGAGGACTACAAGCTTTATCTTGATTTATCGCCGAATGACAGGCAGAAGCCGGAAATCGAGCAGTTGATTTCTTTGCTTGAAGGTTTTAAAAAAGCGGAAGAAGATCGCCTTGCTGAAGAAAAACGTTTAAAGGAAGAAGCTGCTTTGATTCATGCGGCGCAGGAACAGCAGATTTTTGCAGAACAACAGGCCGCGGCTCAAAAGCAAATTCAGGATGGAAAAGACAAGGCTGCGGAATTGGAAGCGAAAATGGCTGAGCAACAGGCGCTTCTTGAGCAGCAACGTGCGGAAATTGAGCGGATTTCAAAGGAAAAACAGCTTGTTGAAGAGCAAGCCGCCGCAGAAAAGAAAGCTAGAGATGAAGACAAGGCTGCGGAACTTGAGGCTAAGATGGCAGAGCAGGAAGCTAGACTTGAACAGCAGCGCGCGGAAATTGAACGAATGCTTCAAGAACAAAAAGCTTATCAGGAAGCGGCTTTAAAAGCTCAAAGAGAAGAGTCTGCAAAAAAAGCGGAAGAAGATGCCGCAAGAAGAAGAAAATTGCTTGAAGATGTGGCGGCTTCGCTGCAGAATTCAGAAACATCAAATATGACTGCTGGTGCAGAAGGAACGGTTGACTATGGCTACGAATCAGAACTCGAATAAAGATTTAGATAAAGAAAAAAATGCTGCGGCTAAGAAAACTTCAAGTGCAGGAAAAATGACTGTTTCCTCTACGGAAACAAAATCAACAGTAAAAAAAACTACGGTTTCTTCTGCGGAAAAAAAGCC contains the following coding sequences:
- a CDS encoding tetratricopeptide repeat protein, giving the protein MMFIYRKYRKFKKFFCFSFLIFAFSAFAQNDDFLQGENLFKENRVEEAVPFLKSAISTGKFPKAYNYLALCYEKMGLLKESLEVCTEGMKISGTDKKVLAFNAGNVCFAMEDFYSAEKWYSLAIAANRLYAPPVLNRANAELKQEKYIASLEDYKLYLDLSPNDRQKPEIEQLISLLEGFKKAEEDRLAEEKRLKEEAALIHAAQEQQIFAEQQAAAQKQIQDGKDKAAELEAKMAEQQALLEQQRAEIERISKEKQLVEEQAAAEKKARDEDKAAELEAKMAEQEARLEQQRAEIERMLQEQKAYQEAALKAQREESAKKAEEDAARRRKLLEDVAASLQNSETSNMTAGAEGTVDYGYESELE